In the genome of Gordonia rubripertincta, one region contains:
- a CDS encoding HelD family protein, with protein sequence MTALSPDTDPRISEEQDHLDRVYGRLDRMRQTTQRRLSSTLSERGGTPQALSERESYERMYNEDLAKFDAAEHNLYFGRLDLDDGEIRRIGRIGVLDDGLGDDGTHDHSATDATLLLDWRAPLARPFYLATPAAPDDVARRRHIRTRSRKVRGVSDESLTAGDALLDDFGHGDVVNESALVAALNAARTGEMTDIVETIQREQDLIIRSTHRGVTVIQGGPGTGKTAVALHRAAYLLYTHREILSRSGILIIGPNDDFLSYIGQVLPSLGESGVLLSTIGDLFPGVRARSADPRVTTGVKGGLRMVDVLKRAVRAKQSLPSRPEPVDFDSYRVEIDSELIKAARAKARSTRRAHNQSQNAFLKAGLAELARRHASTIGSSLLDGSQLLSPADIADIRDDMSQDPDIRAALLKFWPTLTPQDMLRELLTDERAIRKATPGWSDADRAALLREPRTFSTTGEDFSPADVPLLDELAELIGYGTDDAERAERARWRRQLAEAQDALDILTGSAPQDLEDELDPEILMAYDLIDAEQLASRQTETRRATTAERAYGDRTWTFGHVIVDEAQELSPMAWRMVMRRIPNRWMTIIGDTAQTSDEAGTRSWGEVLEPYVAKRWQFKELSVNYRTPSEIMTYAARVLDEIGNGETAPTSLRSNGIEPVAIAVDDAGDAESVAAGVLRAVDLAEPEGLTAVVVPDPLVDVVATALDTDAFDAKGVEAPKVYTVRTCKGLEFDTTIVVEPAAIIAQSPRGLSDLYVALTRATQRLVVVHDEPLPEVLADLPSVTDAATPRR encoded by the coding sequence GTGACCGCACTGTCCCCCGACACCGACCCTCGGATCAGCGAGGAACAGGATCACCTCGACCGGGTGTACGGCCGTCTCGACCGGATGCGGCAGACCACGCAGCGCCGCCTGTCCTCGACCCTGAGCGAGCGCGGCGGAACCCCGCAGGCGCTCTCGGAGCGCGAGTCGTACGAGCGGATGTACAACGAGGACCTCGCGAAATTCGATGCCGCCGAACACAATCTGTACTTCGGTCGCCTCGATCTCGACGACGGCGAGATCCGGCGGATCGGCCGTATCGGCGTCCTCGACGACGGCCTGGGCGACGACGGTACACACGACCACTCCGCGACCGACGCGACGCTGCTGCTCGACTGGCGCGCACCCCTGGCCCGTCCCTTCTATCTGGCGACCCCGGCGGCGCCCGATGACGTCGCCCGCCGTCGCCACATCCGGACCCGCAGCCGCAAGGTCCGTGGGGTCAGTGACGAATCGCTGACCGCAGGCGACGCTCTCCTCGACGACTTCGGTCACGGCGACGTCGTCAACGAATCCGCCCTCGTCGCCGCGCTGAATGCTGCGCGTACCGGCGAGATGACCGACATCGTCGAGACCATCCAGCGGGAGCAGGACCTCATCATCCGGTCGACGCACCGCGGTGTGACGGTCATCCAGGGCGGTCCGGGAACCGGCAAGACGGCCGTCGCGCTGCACCGCGCCGCCTACCTGCTCTACACCCATCGCGAGATCCTCTCGCGCAGCGGCATTCTCATCATCGGACCGAACGACGACTTCCTCAGCTACATCGGCCAGGTCCTGCCGTCACTCGGCGAGTCCGGCGTACTGCTCTCGACGATCGGCGACCTGTTCCCCGGCGTCCGGGCCCGCAGCGCCGATCCGCGTGTCACCACCGGCGTCAAGGGCGGCCTCCGGATGGTCGACGTCCTCAAACGAGCGGTGCGGGCCAAGCAGTCCTTGCCGTCCCGGCCGGAGCCGGTGGATTTCGACAGCTACCGGGTCGAGATCGACTCCGAACTGATCAAAGCCGCACGAGCCAAGGCCCGTTCGACACGTCGCGCGCACAACCAGTCGCAGAACGCCTTTCTCAAGGCCGGCCTCGCCGAACTCGCCCGACGTCACGCCTCGACCATCGGTTCGAGCTTGCTCGACGGCTCGCAGTTGCTCAGCCCCGCCGACATCGCCGACATCCGCGACGACATGAGCCAGGACCCCGACATCCGTGCGGCGCTGCTGAAGTTCTGGCCCACGCTGACGCCGCAGGACATGCTGCGCGAGTTGCTCACCGACGAACGCGCGATCCGCAAGGCCACCCCAGGATGGTCCGACGCCGACCGCGCGGCGCTGCTGCGGGAACCGCGCACCTTCTCGACCACCGGGGAGGACTTCTCCCCCGCCGACGTGCCGCTCCTCGACGAGTTGGCCGAACTCATCGGCTACGGCACCGACGACGCCGAACGCGCCGAACGTGCACGCTGGCGGCGTCAGCTCGCCGAGGCGCAGGATGCTCTCGACATCCTGACGGGTTCGGCCCCACAGGATCTCGAGGACGAGCTCGATCCCGAGATCCTGATGGCCTACGACCTGATCGACGCCGAACAACTGGCGTCGCGTCAGACCGAGACCCGGCGCGCCACCACTGCCGAACGCGCCTACGGCGACCGCACCTGGACCTTCGGTCATGTGATCGTCGACGAGGCGCAGGAGCTCTCCCCGATGGCGTGGCGAATGGTGATGCGCCGCATCCCCAACCGGTGGATGACCATCATCGGTGACACCGCCCAGACCTCCGACGAGGCGGGCACGCGGTCGTGGGGTGAGGTGCTCGAGCCATACGTCGCCAAGCGCTGGCAGTTCAAGGAACTGTCGGTGAACTACCGCACGCCCAGCGAGATCATGACCTACGCCGCCCGCGTCCTCGACGAGATCGGCAATGGGGAGACCGCGCCGACGTCATTGCGCAGCAACGGTATCGAGCCGGTGGCGATCGCCGTGGACGACGCCGGTGACGCGGAGAGCGTCGCAGCCGGCGTGCTCCGCGCCGTCGATCTCGCCGAACCGGAGGGACTCACGGCCGTCGTCGTCCCCGACCCGCTGGTCGATGTGGTGGCGACCGCCCTGGACACGGACGCGTTCGACGCGAAGGGGGTGGAGGCCCCGAAGGTCTACACGGTCCGGACCTGCAAGGGACTCGAGTTCGACACCACGATCGTGGTCGAACCGGCCGCTATCATCGCCCAGTCACCGCGGGGTCTCAGCGACCTGTACGTCGCGCTGACCCGCGCCACTCAGCGACTCGTCGTTGTTCACGACGAGCCGTTGCCCGAGGTGCTCGCGGATCTACCGTCCGTCACCGACGCCGCGACTCCGCGTCGCTGA
- a CDS encoding DoxX family protein: MILRRIARPLLASAFVASGVDAIRSPKPIAQSAAPLVDKARTALPPEVADKVPENTETLVQINAAAQIGGGILLATGKFPRLASVVLAGTLIPTTAAGTDFWNEADPIRKEAQRDAFIKNVGLLGGVLLAAVDTEGKPSLAWRGKQKASAVAAALPIGAAAGHSTWDTLVERGHEGAEIVGERSAEAGDLLSKGAHVLSERSAEWTAEAAAKFREHAPELAESAQKRSLEIAERAADTAAEVADRLRDRAPVLADAALVRSSTLADAALDRSSELAETARKRGPKLAKQAQKRAKKAKKQAAKNAPKFADVARDRSAEFADIARDRSAEFAELARARSAELAESARHLAAAAEETAAHTADEGRKRWRKARS, translated from the coding sequence ATGATTCTCCGCCGTATCGCCCGCCCGCTCCTCGCGTCAGCGTTCGTCGCCAGTGGCGTCGACGCCATCCGGAGCCCGAAACCGATCGCGCAGTCCGCGGCGCCGCTCGTCGACAAGGCGCGCACCGCCCTGCCACCGGAGGTCGCGGACAAGGTCCCGGAGAACACCGAGACGCTGGTCCAGATCAACGCCGCGGCGCAGATCGGCGGCGGCATCCTGCTGGCGACCGGCAAGTTCCCGCGTCTCGCCTCGGTGGTCCTGGCCGGAACCCTCATCCCGACGACGGCCGCCGGCACTGACTTCTGGAACGAGGCCGACCCGATCCGTAAGGAAGCCCAGCGCGACGCGTTCATCAAGAACGTCGGCCTGCTCGGCGGCGTGCTGCTCGCCGCGGTGGACACCGAGGGCAAGCCGTCCCTCGCGTGGCGCGGCAAGCAGAAGGCAAGTGCCGTCGCCGCGGCGCTCCCGATCGGCGCGGCTGCCGGCCACTCCACCTGGGACACCCTCGTCGAGCGCGGCCATGAGGGCGCCGAGATCGTCGGCGAGCGGTCGGCCGAAGCCGGCGACCTGCTGAGCAAGGGCGCACACGTGCTGTCCGAGCGTTCCGCGGAATGGACGGCCGAGGCCGCCGCCAAGTTCCGCGAGCACGCTCCCGAACTGGCCGAGTCCGCGCAGAAGCGGTCGCTCGAGATCGCGGAGCGGGCCGCCGACACCGCGGCCGAGGTCGCCGACCGTCTGCGCGATCGTGCACCTGTGCTCGCCGACGCCGCTTTGGTCCGTTCGTCGACCCTGGCCGACGCCGCACTCGATCGGTCGTCGGAACTGGCCGAGACCGCCCGCAAGCGCGGACCGAAGTTGGCCAAGCAGGCGCAGAAGCGCGCGAAGAAGGCCAAGAAGCAGGCCGCCAAGAATGCTCCGAAGTTCGCCGACGTCGCCCGCGACCGTTCGGCGGAGTTCGCCGACATCGCCCGGGATCGCTCGGCCGAGTTCGCCGAACTCGCGCGCGCCCGGTCGGCCGAGCTCGCCGAGTCCGCCCGTCATCTCGCGGCCGCCGCCGAGGAAACCGCGGCGCACACCGCGGACGAGGGCCGCAAGCGTTGGCGCAAGGCGCGCAGCTGA
- a CDS encoding MBL fold metallo-hydrolase, whose product MTSATPISDSYTGDLSESKTPQRRTLDSATIVKLSVGSMDNNVYVVTSKATGDQLIIDAANDADTIISTLAAIGGKPALIFTTHQHFDHVQALAAVAEQTGVPTAAGRFDAPELPVTPDRLVDDGDVIEVGDLRFEAIHLVGHTPGSIALALTDGDTVHLFTGDCLFPGGIGKTWKSEDFDTLIKDVSTKVFDRFGDSTVVYPGHGKDTTLGAERPSLQEWRERGW is encoded by the coding sequence ATGACCTCAGCGACACCGATCAGCGACTCCTACACCGGCGATCTCTCGGAGTCGAAGACCCCGCAGCGACGCACCCTCGACTCGGCCACCATCGTCAAGCTGTCCGTCGGATCGATGGACAACAACGTGTACGTGGTGACCTCGAAGGCCACCGGCGACCAGCTGATCATCGACGCCGCCAACGACGCGGACACCATCATCTCCACCCTTGCCGCCATCGGCGGGAAGCCCGCACTGATCTTCACGACGCACCAGCATTTCGACCACGTGCAGGCACTCGCCGCCGTCGCCGAGCAGACCGGCGTTCCCACCGCCGCCGGCCGGTTCGACGCCCCCGAGTTGCCGGTCACCCCGGATCGTCTCGTCGATGACGGCGACGTGATCGAAGTCGGCGACCTCCGGTTCGAGGCGATCCACCTCGTCGGGCACACCCCGGGTTCCATCGCGCTCGCCCTGACCGACGGCGACACCGTCCACCTGTTCACCGGCGATTGCCTGTTCCCCGGCGGTATCGGCAAGACCTGGAAGTCCGAGGACTTCGACACCCTCATCAAGGACGTCTCCACCAAGGTGTTCGACCGCTTCGGCGACTCGACCGTGGTCTACCCCGGACACGGCAAGGACACCACCCTCGGTGCCGAGCGTCCGTCGCTGCAGGAGTGGCGCGAACGCGGCTGGTGA
- the uvrA gene encoding excinuclease ABC subunit UvrA, whose amino-acid sequence MVDRLIVRGAREHNLRGINVDLPRDSLIVFTGLSGSGKSSLAFDTIFAEGQRRYVESLSAYARQFLGQMDKPDVDFIEGLSPAVSIDQKSTNRNPRSTVGTITEVYDYLRLLYARAGKAHCPICGEAIAKQTPQQIVDQVLAMEEGTRFQVLAPVVRTRKGEFVDLFAELQTQGFSRARIDGVVHQLTDPPKLKKQEKHDIEVVVDRLVVKASAKQRLTDSVETGLRLADGIIVLDFVDLEEDDPDRERRFSEKMACPNAHPIAIDDLEPRSFSFNSPYGACPECDGLGIRKEVDEELVVPDPEMSLAEGAIAPWSTGHNADYFLRLMSGLADQMGFDINTPWKKLPVKARRALLNGSDHQVHVKFRNRYGRTRSYYTEFEGVMSFLARRMDQTESEQMKERYEGYMRDVPCPACQGARLRPEILAVTLDHPEYGPKSIAEVCALSVADCANFLDNLHLDERQAAIAGRVLKEVQARIRFLLDVGLEYLSLSRAAGSLSGGEAQRIRLATQIGSGLAGVLYVLDEPSIGLHQRDNRRLIETLTRLRDLGNTLIVVEHDEDTIRSADWIVDIGPRAGEHGGHVVHSGSYKDLLKNRKSLTGAYLSGRDSLPIPEIRRPIDRKRQLTVVGAREHNLRGIEVSFPLGVMTAVTGVSGSGKSTLVNDILATVLANKLNGARQVPGRHTRIKGLDNLDKLVQVDQSPIGRTPRSNPATYTGVFDKIRTLFAATTEAKVRGYQPGRFSFNVKGGRCEACTGEGTIKIEMNFLPDVYVPCEVCHGARYNRETLEVHYKGKTIAEVLDMPIEEAADFFEPVTSIHRYLKTLNDVGLGYVRLGQPAPTLSGGEAQRVKLAAELQKRSMGRTVYILDEPTTGLHFEDIKKLLAVINGLVDKGNTVITIEHNLDVIKTADWVIDMGPEGGSGGGTVVAEGTPEDIAVAPGSHTGKFLAEILEVDETVASAG is encoded by the coding sequence GTGGTTGATCGTCTGATCGTCCGAGGTGCCCGCGAACACAATCTGCGGGGCATCAATGTCGACCTCCCTCGGGACAGCCTCATCGTGTTCACCGGGTTGTCGGGGTCGGGCAAGTCGTCTCTCGCCTTCGACACGATCTTCGCCGAGGGCCAGCGACGTTACGTCGAGTCGCTCTCGGCCTACGCCCGGCAGTTCCTCGGTCAGATGGACAAGCCCGACGTCGACTTCATCGAAGGTCTGTCGCCGGCGGTGTCCATCGACCAGAAGTCGACCAACCGCAACCCGCGGTCGACGGTCGGCACCATCACCGAGGTCTACGACTACCTTCGTCTGCTCTACGCCCGCGCGGGCAAGGCGCACTGTCCGATCTGTGGCGAGGCGATTGCCAAGCAGACGCCGCAGCAGATCGTCGACCAGGTGCTCGCCATGGAGGAGGGCACCCGCTTCCAGGTTCTCGCGCCGGTGGTCCGTACCCGCAAGGGCGAGTTCGTCGACCTCTTCGCGGAACTTCAGACCCAGGGCTTCTCGCGCGCCCGGATCGACGGTGTCGTCCACCAGTTGACCGATCCGCCGAAGCTGAAGAAGCAGGAGAAGCACGACATCGAGGTCGTCGTCGACCGCCTCGTCGTGAAGGCGAGCGCCAAGCAGCGTCTCACCGATTCGGTCGAGACCGGTCTGCGTCTCGCCGACGGCATCATCGTGCTCGACTTCGTCGACCTCGAAGAGGACGACCCGGACCGCGAGCGCCGGTTCTCCGAGAAGATGGCGTGCCCCAACGCCCACCCGATCGCGATCGACGACCTCGAGCCGCGCTCGTTCTCGTTCAACTCGCCCTACGGTGCCTGTCCTGAATGCGACGGCCTCGGCATCCGCAAGGAGGTCGACGAGGAACTCGTCGTGCCCGACCCGGAGATGAGCCTCGCCGAGGGTGCGATCGCACCCTGGTCGACCGGCCACAACGCCGACTACTTCCTGCGCCTGATGTCGGGTCTGGCCGACCAGATGGGCTTCGACATCAACACCCCGTGGAAGAAGCTGCCGGTCAAGGCGCGTCGAGCGCTGCTCAACGGCAGCGACCACCAGGTGCACGTGAAGTTCCGGAACCGCTACGGACGTACCCGCTCGTACTACACCGAGTTCGAGGGCGTCATGTCCTTCCTCGCCCGGCGGATGGACCAGACCGAGTCCGAGCAGATGAAGGAACGCTACGAGGGATACATGCGCGACGTGCCGTGCCCCGCCTGCCAGGGTGCGCGCCTGCGTCCGGAGATCCTCGCGGTCACCCTCGACCATCCCGAGTACGGTCCGAAGTCGATTGCCGAGGTCTGTGCGCTCTCGGTCGCCGACTGCGCGAACTTCCTCGACAACCTCCACCTCGACGAGCGTCAGGCCGCGATCGCCGGACGTGTCCTGAAGGAAGTCCAGGCACGAATCCGCTTCCTGCTCGACGTCGGCCTGGAGTACCTGTCGCTGTCGCGAGCGGCCGGATCACTGTCTGGTGGTGAGGCCCAGCGCATCCGTCTCGCGACGCAGATCGGCTCCGGTCTCGCGGGCGTCCTCTACGTCCTCGACGAGCCGTCGATCGGTCTGCACCAGCGCGACAACCGCCGACTGATCGAGACCCTCACCCGGCTCCGCGACCTGGGCAACACGCTGATCGTCGTCGAGCACGACGAGGACACCATCCGGTCCGCCGACTGGATCGTCGACATCGGTCCGCGAGCCGGTGAGCACGGCGGTCACGTCGTGCACAGCGGCAGCTACAAGGACCTGTTGAAGAACCGCAAGTCGCTGACCGGTGCATACCTGTCCGGCCGGGACTCGCTACCCATCCCGGAGATCCGCCGGCCCATCGACCGCAAACGCCAGCTGACCGTCGTGGGTGCCCGTGAGCACAATCTCCGCGGGATCGAGGTGTCGTTCCCGCTCGGCGTGATGACCGCGGTGACCGGAGTCTCCGGCTCCGGCAAGTCGACGCTGGTCAACGACATCCTCGCGACGGTCCTCGCCAACAAGCTCAACGGCGCACGTCAGGTGCCCGGCCGCCACACGCGGATCAAGGGACTCGACAACCTCGACAAGCTCGTCCAGGTCGACCAATCGCCGATCGGGCGCACCCCGCGCTCCAACCCGGCGACCTACACCGGCGTCTTCGACAAGATCCGCACCCTGTTCGCGGCGACCACCGAGGCCAAGGTGCGCGGCTACCAGCCGGGCCGGTTCTCGTTCAACGTCAAGGGCGGCCGCTGTGAGGCCTGCACCGGTGAGGGCACGATCAAGATCGAGATGAACTTCCTGCCGGACGTCTACGTCCCGTGCGAGGTGTGCCACGGTGCCCGCTACAACCGGGAGACGCTCGAGGTCCATTACAAGGGCAAGACCATCGCCGAGGTCCTCGACATGCCGATCGAGGAGGCCGCCGATTTCTTCGAGCCGGTCACCTCGATCCATCGCTACCTCAAGACCCTCAACGACGTCGGCCTCGGATATGTCCGCCTCGGGCAGCCGGCGCCGACCCTCTCGGGTGGTGAGGCGCAGCGTGTGAAGCTGGCCGCCGAGCTGCAGAAGCGCTCGATGGGGCGCACCGTCTACATCCTCGACGAGCCGACCACCGGCCTGCACTTCGAGGACATCAAGAAGCTCCTCGCGGTCATCAACGGCCTCGTCGACAAGGGCAACACGGTCATCACCATCGAGCACAACCTCGACGTCATCAAGACGGCCGACTGGGTCATCGACATGGGCCCCGAGGGCGGCAGCGGCGGCGGCACGGTCGTCGCCGAGGGCACCCCCGAGGACATCGCGGTCGCCCCGGGCAGCCACACCGGCAAGTTCCTCGCCGAGATCCTCGAGGTCGACGAGACGGTCGCCTCGGCCGGCTGA
- a CDS encoding DUF1844 domain-containing protein, whose protein sequence is MAENPNSSQAPTPQGGATGSGADTDDAARTDLDNVRDLGDIPAIEVITRSIVMLMSAAAEKLGLAEGTPEDRIDLPEARTLITALAGLVDASKADLGIHAAPIRDGLKGLQLAFREASAYPDEPGEGPGEKYTGPVRAPKK, encoded by the coding sequence ATGGCCGAGAACCCCAATTCGTCACAAGCACCGACACCCCAGGGGGGTGCGACGGGCAGTGGCGCCGACACCGATGATGCGGCACGCACCGACCTCGACAACGTCCGTGACCTGGGAGATATTCCGGCCATCGAGGTCATCACCCGGTCGATCGTGATGCTCATGAGTGCCGCCGCCGAGAAGTTGGGCCTGGCCGAGGGCACCCCGGAGGACCGGATCGACCTGCCCGAGGCGCGTACCCTCATCACCGCCTTGGCCGGCCTCGTCGATGCGTCGAAGGCCGACCTCGGCATCCACGCCGCACCGATCCGCGACGGGCTCAAGGGTCTGCAGCTCGCCTTCCGTGAGGCCAGTGCCTACCCGGACGAGCCCGGCGAAGGACCCGGTGAGAAGTACACCGGCCCGGTCCGCGCACCGAAGAAGTAG
- the infC gene encoding translation initiation factor IF-3, translating to MELGGPISTETRINERIRVPEVRLVGPNSEQVGIVRVEDALRLAYEADLDLVEVAPDARPPVCKIMDYGKFKYEAAQKQRESRRNQQMTVIKEQKLRPKIDDHDYETKKGHVVRFLEAGSKVKVTIMFRGREQSRPELGYRLLQRLGNDVADYGFVETSAKQDGRNMTMVLAPHKGAKTRQKAQESRERSGGPKNAPDES from the coding sequence ATTGAACTAGGAGGCCCCATCAGCACTGAGACCCGCATCAACGAGCGCATCCGCGTCCCGGAGGTCCGACTCGTCGGACCCAACTCGGAGCAGGTGGGCATCGTGCGTGTTGAAGATGCGCTTCGCTTGGCTTACGAAGCCGACCTCGACCTCGTCGAGGTGGCTCCCGACGCCCGTCCGCCGGTCTGCAAGATCATGGACTACGGCAAGTTCAAGTACGAAGCGGCCCAGAAGCAGCGCGAATCGCGTCGCAATCAGCAGATGACCGTCATCAAGGAGCAGAAGCTCCGCCCCAAGATCGACGACCACGACTACGAGACCAAGAAGGGTCACGTTGTCCGGTTCCTCGAGGCGGGGTCGAAGGTGAAGGTGACCATCATGTTCCGCGGCCGCGAGCAGTCCCGTCCTGAGCTCGGCTACCGCCTGTTGCAGCGCCTGGGCAACGATGTCGCCGATTACGGCTTCGTCGAGACCTCGGCCAAGCAGGACGGTCGCAACATGACGATGGTCCTCGCCCCGCACAAGGGCGCGAAGACCCGCCAGAAGGCGCAAGAGAGCCGCGAACGTTCCGGCGGCCCGAAGAACGCGCCGGACGAGAGCTGA
- the rpmI gene encoding 50S ribosomal protein L35 — protein sequence MPKSKTHKGTAKRFKVTGSGKIVRQKANRRHLLEHKPSKRTRRLDGTTVVSENDTPRIKRLLNI from the coding sequence ATGCCTAAGAGCAAGACCCACAAGGGCACCGCGAAGCGATTCAAGGTGACCGGCAGCGGCAAGATCGTCCGTCAGAAGGCCAACCGCCGCCACCTGCTGGAGCACAAGCCCTCCAAGCGCACCCGTCGTCTCGACGGCACCACCGTCGTCAGCGAGAACGACACCCCTCGCATCAAGCGCCTGCTGAACATCTGA
- the rplT gene encoding 50S ribosomal protein L20, which produces MARVKRAVNAQKKRRSTLEASKGYRGQRSRLYRKAKEQQLHSMTYAYRDRRARKGEFRKLWIARINAAARANDITYNRFIQGLKAAGVEVDRKVLADIAVTDPEAFTGLVEVARKALPADVNAPAA; this is translated from the coding sequence ATGGCACGCGTGAAAAGGGCAGTGAACGCCCAGAAGAAGCGTCGGTCCACCCTCGAGGCCTCGAAGGGCTACCGCGGACAGCGGTCGCGCCTCTACCGCAAGGCCAAGGAGCAGCAGCTCCACTCGATGACCTACGCCTACCGGGACCGTCGCGCCCGCAAGGGTGAGTTCCGGAAGCTGTGGATCGCGCGTATCAACGCTGCGGCCCGCGCCAACGACATCACCTACAACCGCTTCATCCAGGGCCTGAAGGCCGCTGGTGTCGAGGTTGACCGCAAGGTGCTGGCCGACATCGCGGTGACCGATCCCGAGGCCTTCACCGGCCTGGTCGAGGTCGCCCGCAAGGCCCTGCCGGCCGATGTCAACGCCCCGGCTGCCTGA
- a CDS encoding TrmH family RNA methyltransferase: MTEILSERSSRVVSYAKLHRAAERREQGRFLAEGANSVSSALAVDRAEVVLVADEDRLRHREITDAAESVGVPVLEISARAASKLAETSTPPGIFAVCPLLDVPLETVLADEPRLLAVAVEPREPGNAGTLIRCADAMGADAVVLLGDAVDPHNGKCVRASAGSVFTVPVVRQRALTEGLDAISGAGISLLATAADGEVNLDHAAEVLSGRVGWLFGNEAHGLPADVQAAADHRVSIPIRGRAESLNVAAAAAICLYESARVHNAVGRG; encoded by the coding sequence ATGACGGAGATCCTGTCCGAGCGATCCTCGCGGGTCGTGTCGTATGCAAAGCTCCATCGTGCTGCCGAGCGGCGCGAGCAGGGGCGTTTCCTCGCCGAGGGGGCCAACTCGGTGTCCTCGGCCCTCGCGGTCGACCGCGCCGAGGTCGTGCTGGTCGCCGACGAGGACCGGCTCCGGCATCGGGAGATCACCGATGCCGCCGAGTCGGTGGGTGTCCCGGTTCTCGAGATCTCGGCCCGTGCGGCGTCGAAGCTCGCGGAGACCTCGACCCCGCCCGGGATCTTCGCCGTCTGCCCGCTCCTCGACGTGCCGCTCGAGACCGTCCTCGCCGACGAGCCGCGGCTGCTCGCGGTCGCCGTCGAGCCGCGGGAACCCGGCAACGCCGGCACCCTCATCCGATGCGCCGATGCGATGGGCGCCGACGCCGTGGTGTTGCTCGGTGACGCCGTCGATCCCCACAACGGCAAATGCGTCCGCGCAAGCGCCGGAAGCGTGTTCACCGTGCCGGTGGTGAGACAGCGCGCCCTGACCGAGGGTCTCGACGCCATCTCCGGCGCCGGCATCTCGCTGCTCGCGACCGCCGCCGATGGCGAGGTGAACCTCGATCACGCCGCCGAGGTGCTGTCCGGCCGGGTCGGCTGGCTCTTCGGCAACGAGGCCCACGGCTTGCCCGCCGACGTCCAGGCGGCCGCCGACCATCGGGTCTCGATCCCCATCCGCGGGCGCGCGGAGAGCCTCAACGTCGCCGCCGCGGCAGCGATCTGTCTGTACGAGAGTGCGCGTGTGCACAATGCGGTGGGTCGCGGCTGA